CCACTCAGGCAAGGTTTCTCCTAAGAAGTATGCAGCCTAAAGCCCTCGTTATAGTTTGGTTTGACTTAACGAATGTTATAAAAcgttagaaaataaattagctTTGTGCTTTTGACTTGCTCCACTTTTCTTTGGCTGTAAAGTGAGTATAAACTCTGATAGGCAATTCCGAAAGTCTATAAATAATCCCAGAGTGATAAATCTTGGAATTTGTGCTTTCATAAAAGTCAAGGTTTGGTAAgaagttgtttcttttgttgtatCAAGTTAATTTGGATTTCCAAATCACTTTTtagtagattattttttttcctttaaattttcGTTTGGAACTCAGTGGATAAGTGCCAGGACTAAAATGGCCAAAATGCCCAACCCCAAAGGTATTAGAGTCAGCTTtgcttttagcattttttttttttcttttaattcttttttgaaAGGTTTAATTCAGAACTGTTCTAAAAATAAGAGccttagtttaaaaatacacaatGTAGGTCAAACAAGGCCCAGAGTTTTAAGCCAAAGAGAGTTAAAGTTTATACacttcttcttattattttttttaattattattattttgttgcaCTGCACAAAACCACATTCTTTAACAGGTTTGGCTTCGTTGGGTTTTTGGCATTTTGGTGCATGGCCTTTCAATCcctctttaaatattttgtaatatgGTCCCTTTGGACTAGATGCCAACTTCTCAGCCTCttttacagaaaagcagagctggtgaATGCGCACAGTGTTTCTTGGCTGTAGCATTTAAGTGGATATGAAAGCTACTAACACgcagtgcagtgtgtgcatgtgtgtgagTTGAGAGGGAGAAAATTctctgcaaaatgaattttcagagcAGTGTACAGGGAGTTACATGCACAAATGCCCTGTTGTTTATGGGATTTTTGTATCCTAAGGTGCCACGAGTACGGACCAAGTAGGTTTCCTTCAGCCAGTCAGCCACAGAAGAGTCCTCCATTCTTCTGTCTGGTGTCTTTGTTCTGTTCATAGTCTTTCCTCTGGCTCTAAATTGGTGAACCATGCTGCCTTCACTTTGTGTAGATATTATTCTTGAAAAAGAATGCTCATTCATTCTCATTTGTCTGTCTATTTGCCTCCCACCCCAAAAGAAAAGATGGTGTagggtctttttttcccccacatttttcagattttttttttcatgatgaTTATTCCCTGTACGTGGCTTTGAAAATGCAAGTCTGGGCAATGTAGTTAATTAACGCTTGACTGCAGATATTTTGTAACTGAATTTGATTATcttttgaaattcagtttctagCTCTAATGACAGTTTTGCTGCCTTGACTGTAAGCTTTGGAGGGAGGGTTGGGCATGGTGGTGGGGCGGTTGGTTTTTTGTCTAGCTCTCGCATACACCATTTTTTTGCttagcagagagaaagcagccATTTAACAAATTAACTATATCGTTATCTTAATCTTTAGataactgtttttctcttttcctcagcaTCTTGAGGTATAGTTtgggaaaattaaaaatgatggtTGTGTCTGAATGGCTGAATTGTGGGTGTTTTCCTAGATGACAAGTAGTAAATGCTTAGGAGAAATCACTAAAGACCCAGCTTCCAGGAGGGtcactttcattttattgaGCTAGTTTCCAGTAGGCAATCATCTCACATTTTTAGTGTTAGCTACTGGATGTCACAGGActtgtataaataaaaataaccaacaacaccgatttgttattttttttctttttagtaacTCCCCCCCCCTCTCTCATCACCCCCTCCCTCCCAATTAAAAGAAAGGGGGGagaaagagggggggggggagggtctttttcagtttcatttagTTAGTAAATATTTGCCCAGTGTTGTGTTTGAGGGCTTGGCCCAGTCGTAGCATGGCTAATTGTCATTCTGCATACCCATCTGTGTTTTCACTCCTGTACGACAATATTCACAGTGGGGCCATAGCTGTTTGTGTGGTGTTACTGTGTTGTGCAGAGCTGCATAACTGAACCCatccaggaaagcagaaaaggggCATTTTCAGTTAGTTGATGTGACAGTGAGGCGAGTGGTGGGCCTGTGTTTTTGCTTTGGTGGAGGTAAAGGAAAGCTCTCTTTGTAATACTCATAAGTAATTTCCTTAAGAAATATGCCTTCAATATTCTTTTGTATATAtacttattttgcatttttattcccaTGAGTGGTTGTTTTTCAGCACCAGTTCTTGTGCTGTGCTCAAAACACTGATgaacaacagattttttttttaaaaggcgTTTATCGAATTTTCACGTTCATTATTTTAAGATAATCAGGGATTGGGGGTTACACTTAGAAGCCCCATTTGATGTCTCTTACAAGGCCTGAATTTACAGGTGCTCCTGCTAGTTCTGGGGTAATTTGAATTCAGTCAAATGAAACGTTATGATGGAGGTAGGAAGCAATCAATGAACAGCCTTATTCTGTGTAAATAATTAAGTAGTTGCATCTAAAAGCAGACATTACATTAATACAAAATTCACTTCCTAGAAACAATTGGATGAAGAAGGGGGCTGCAGTGCTAGAGTTTTGCTGCTAACCTTGCTGCTAGTGATGCAGCAAATTGCTGTCTcagttagaagaaaaagaacagtcCTTGGTACACAGATTATTTCATCTTTTGAGCTTATTGGGCTCATGAAGATATcaaatgtttgtgttgttttctgtttttttgttttttttcccaaacgtctcctttatttttgctgggaaatatttctgtataCCTTCTCTACTCGTGCATTCATGTGTCATAATTCTGTAACCCACCCTACTCTCCATTTTCAACACAGAAGATGAGATGGcattaacaaaaagaaaggcaacacTGGGGTTAATCATCCAAATGCCTTCTTATTCCATTGTGATGCTTTCTATTGccttctttcatattttattatcagTATTTTGCCTGTTTAGATTTTAAACTGCCCTGGAGATTTGCTGCTCTAATTGTTAAGAGACTTTATACAGTATTCAGAGCCACGCTTTACCAAAAGCTCTAACATTCAGTTTTAACACATTTCCAATGTAGACACAAAATATAGACCATTTTTGTAAACAATGCACatagtttggtttggttttttttttaaacattttttctacaTCTGAATCTTTCCCACTCActtgtttcagaaatacaagtTTTGGGTTCTCCCTGTGCTACCAAAAGGTTATTATTAATGATCTCCATTTCCAATTTATCTTGTATTAAAAGTAAAACCACATTTCAGAGGGCGTCTGAAGTTTCTGGCTTCTGCTAAGAAAAGAGTAGTACAGGAAGTATAtctttatattcattttaaatctttttctaaTATTATATCTTCATCGTGAAGATTAAAGCAAGAATTAAGTATGGTATCACTTCCACAAAGCGTTTCTTGATTTTACTTTCCAGGCTGTTCTGGAATTCAGCTGGGAGGTATAATTTTCTGTGCAGCGTCCCCAGATTTTTGTTCTTACGGAGGTGTGGCCAGCAGTGCCTTTTTCATATACCTTCTAAGTCTCCAAAATAACTCTCACAATCTGCTCCTTTTCCGCACCACAAATTTGGAAGCCATGTTGCTGTGGTACAAGGTCTGGCAGAGGTTTGCTTCTGCCGTCTTGCCATTGGTGTGGGAGTGCTCTGCAAGGAAACAACTGAAATCCCTTTTTAACCCAATTTGCACCTTGGATGGGAGACAGAGCAGTTAGTCTTTTGCGAGTGAATAGCCAGATTGAGTAGGTAAATGTTAGGGATTCTGGGACCACTCCCTTCCTGAGGTGGGTGTGAGGCTGAAGGTAAGTGTGCCACTGAAGCTTTAAGAGGTCGAAAGGTAACTCAGCGTAACGAAGGTTGTTCAAAGGGCTTAAAAGGGTTTAAAAGGAACATAAGGTGGAATAGTAGAGAAGAAAGCACCCAAAAACACCATAGTAGTAGGTTCACCTAACAGATGAAGAGAACAGGACAGGAAAAGTGAAGATGgagtttgaaaatgaaagagaagacCGGAGAGGAGGATTTGCTTATAGATGGTTCCATTGAGGGATACATGATAGgtgctgtgaaaaacaaaattgtatGGTGGTTATTAACAAGCAAGGAATGGGAAAAGCTGCTCACCTGTTGAATGTGAAAGAAGAGTGAAGATGCTGAGGTTGTGAGccagcagaaaaagaatgggTGGTTACTGAGAGATCTTAGGTGGGGAGATAATTTGGTTTAAGGGAGAATAAAtaggaattatttcatttagaaaaggTTGAGAAACCACATTGTGAGGTAGGAATTAATAACTTGAAATTGGAGGTAGGcttacagagagagaaaaattgcAGTTGCTTAGAATTAAGAAGGTTAAAACCGGGGACATTAATGATCTGACATGGAGCAAATGTGTGGGTGATGCAGCtattttccattctgctttcTATAAATACTGGCATCTTATTTTAAGTGCAGTCATATCTACTGTATTTCCATTTATAGAAGGATGTGGCTAAATTTCTCtattctaaaaagaaaatagacagTAACAAAGTAAAATTTATCAGAATTACTATAATGTTACTAATTAGGAGTTGTCATGTTATATACAGTATATTCTGAATCATATACAATTTAAGTACagtttttaagaataaaattcttcagaaaaatagaaataatctGCATATTGCTGGAATCAAGATAGTTATTTCTATTTCACATACAGataaggggaaagaaaaaaagagaaaatagcaagTATCCTTCAAAACTACTAAACTGAAAGCTTGAAAATACATAAGTGGTCTAGAAAGGATGGGATTGAGTTAAATGAGATGGTGAGAGAATTAAAGTGTTTCTGTATAACCCTCTGCCTTGAGACTATGTGGCAAGATTTAGGAGGGTTATCTTTGTTGTTCTTCATTTGTTAGGTTCAAGGCAGATGTCCATCGACATtagaaagagggagaagagaattttaaaagtgttgtagtttttttttctgtaaatatttatatgaaatttGAAGCCTCAGCTTCAGTGCTGAGAGAAATGTGAGCAAGCCCCATACTCTTTTACAATAGCAACAGACTAAGTCTTCTTCTTTATTACTACTAATTGAGAATGTAATATTTGTCCTGGTAATTGTGTGGAAGAACATTgatggtgtggtttttttttttagattaatGTTGCTACGTGTTTTTTATCAGGTGAGAAGCCATTTCGTTGTGATGAATGTGGTATGAGGTTTATTCAGAAGTATCACATGGAAAGGCACAAAAGAACTCACAGTGGAGAGAAGCCTTACCAGTGCGAGTATTGTTTGCAGGTAAGATGGTGTAGTCAAATGTTTCAcagttaaaacataaaatacttGCCAGTTCCCAAGCAGTACACGTGGGaatttctccagctgctgtaGTCCTgtacatacataaaataatgttatttttaagttACAGTGAGCTGTCTTGGTGCCTAGGTGAAGCAGTCGCAACTGTCTGAAGTTGACTATTGACGTATACAAAGTTGTTTGACACTTCTtttgaaattaatgaaatggGGCAGCCTACGAGTAAAGTTGTTAGAATTTGTTTCTTAGCGATGATGTACCTATTTTTGTctaattacaaaaatatatattctgcagtatttctccAGGACTGATCGTGTGCTGAAACATAAACGTATGTGCCATGAGAACCGTGACAAGAAACCCAACAGAAGTGCCACCAAAGTTGGCTTTTTGCCATCGGAGGAAGATTCTGGTTTCTCTACGCCTATGAAAGACAGCTCCTtgccaaagaagaaaaggcagaaaacagagaaaacaaaatctggaGATAAGGACAGTACGGATAAATCAGAACAGAAGAAGGACAAAAATGACTATTTGCCTTTGTATTCTGCTAGTACGAAAGTAAAAGATGAATATATGGTAGCAGAATATGCTGTTGAGATGCCACATTCTTCTGTCAGCGGGTCACACTTAGAAGAAGCAAATTCTGGAGAAATACACCCACCCAAGCTCGTTCTCAAGAAAGTTAACAGCAAGAGGAGTCTTAAACAGCCACTTGAGCAAAGTCAAAGCATTTCACCTTTATCTACGTATGAAGACAGCAAGGTTTCAAAGTATACCTTTGATCTTGTGGATAAACAAAGTTTACTGGACTCTGAAGGTAATGCTGACATTGATCAAGTTGACACGTTACAAGAAGGGCCCAGTAAACCTGTACACAGCAGCACTAACTATGATGATGCAatgcagtttttaaagaaaaagaggtatCTACAAGCAGCTAGTAACAACAGTAGAGAATATGCCTTGAATGTAAGTACCATAGCATCTCAGCCTTCTGTAACACAGGCAGCTGTGGCAAGCGTCATTGATGAAACTGCTACAGCTTCAATATTAGACACACAGGCACTGAATGTTGAAATTAAAGGCAGCCATGACAAAAATGTCATTCCAGATGAGGTACTACAAACTCTGTTAGATCATTATTCACACAAGGCTAATGGACAACATGAGATCTCCTTCAGTGTGGCTGACACTGAGGTGACCTCCAGTATATCAATCAATTCTTCTGAAGTATCTGAGGTCACCCAATCCGAGACAGTCGGAACCAGCTCTCAAGCTTCCTCATCAGATAAAGCTAGTATGTTACAGGAATACTCAAAGTTTTTACAGCAAGCTTTGGACAGAACTAGCCAAAATGATGCCTATTTGAACAACCCAAGCCTTAATTTTGTGACTGATAACCAGACTCTTACAACCCAGCCAGCATTTCCTTCCATAGAGAAGCAGGTCTACACATCTATACCCGTCAACAGCTTTCGCTCGGGAATGAACTCTCCATTAAGAACAACTCCAGACAAGTCTCATTTTGGACTAATGGTTGGTGATTCGCAGCacccttttccattttcaggtGACGAGGCAAAtcattcttcctcctcctctacACAGGACTTCTTGGAACAAGTAACTtctcagaagaaagcagaggcGCAGCCTGTTCATCAAGCATATCAAATTAGCTCCTTTGAGCAGCCCTTCAGAGCTCAGTACCATGGGGCGAGAGCTGGAATATCATCTCAATTTAGCACTGCCAATGGACAGGTGAACCTTCGGGGACCAGGGACAAGTGCTGACTTCCCAGAATTTCCCTTGGTGAATGtaaatgacagcagagctgggatgacTTCTTCACCCGATGCCACAACAGGCCAGACTTTTGGCTAAGAAATCTTTGTAAATAATACTGGCACTTTAGAACACATTTGTCAAAAGGGGGTTGCTCTATGTAAGATGGAGTTCTGTACAGCTTTTAAGAGCGCTatgttaaaacaaaagtaagCTGATATTAGCAAGACCaataactgctttttattttttattttctttttcctggttAGTAACCAGTAATTGATCTGCCTCACGTCGTTGCCCCTATCAAAGGCAGACTATTAGTCACTTGTTTGAATCcagtaattattttaacttctataaaatttaaaataaacagaatccCCAGGTAAGACTTTCCCCCCATGATTGCTTCCTTACTGGTTTCCTCGTGTGCTTTGGGAAGACAGCTTATTGTCTGCTACTATTCACATTGTCATTTTCAAGCTTGTCAGCGtagtcatttttcttcatcaggGAATCAACATGTACTAAACACACAGAATAAACTACGAGTTTCAAAGTCAAGCAGATATGGCTTTAAAAGATGGCATTTTCTAGCAAAACAGCCTCTCTCAAAAAGTAATCTTAGATCATATGccctttgtttctgctttccattaCCTTGAGTTGTGTTTGGAGGACAAAATGAATTCTGGTAGACTAACTCTACTGTTTAAAAGTCGAATtgatttaaaattctttaacCAGTTTTTTAAGCAAATAGGTAACTGCTAATGCATTTACTTCGTTCCTGAAGTAATGTGTGTTTCTTTGTACAGCTGAATCTAGATGTAActttttaatgacttttcaTACGCAGGTATCAAGGTTTTGAAGTTTTAGTTACAATATTCTGTAGATAACATTCCCAATTACATAATGCTTACACAAACTGTGTATTCCAAGATTTAAAAGCTTAACTGTACCTTACCCTACATACTCATGATTAACATAGAGCACTTAGTCTATTTGATAGATTCgattcctcaaaaaaaaaaaaaaaaaaagttaaaaaaaaatctagatttGGGGGTTTGATGTGGTTGCATCCTTTTCATCTCATACAGCTCCAATTACTGCTTCCACTATACGGTGAGATTGGGTATCCTGAGCTTCTGTCTTAATTCTCTGTCTAGAATTATGACAGTTCGGCTCGCTAAATTAATCAGAATATCCCCACAAGCTGAAGAAGCGGGCATTCAAATTCCATGCATCGACTTAAAGTTTGATTAGAGAAAGTCATTAAATTTCACCAACCAAAACCGCTGAGTAATGCCAGCCAATGGGATTTATCTCTCAGCATAGATGAGCGAtcagttttcattgcatttcacCCTATAAATAAACTACAAAGTTTATCCCTGTACCACGAATATGGTTTTTTTGAATAGTACTTTGTCTTGAAGTATACGGTATGGTACGATAAGTAGTTCTGTGTGCATTTTTAAGGTGGTAAGATTTGAGTAGCATAATTATTGTGTAGTTTAAGTTAACAATTTACAGATTTTTGAACTGTATGTTCATAATATTGCACCTTCCCTAAAGGGACACTGTCTGGTAGTTTAAGGCAGTTTAAGCCTAATGTAGGCTGATTAACCAGGGAAAAACATGCACACGCAgacacgtgtgtgtgtgtgtgcgtgtgtgtgtgaatatatatatatatatatatgtatgtatatatatatgtatttttttttataggatTGCAAACATTCTTTTACAGCACTATTGCTAGCTGGTATTTCTCAGATGAAGCCATCAGGTAGGAGAAAATACTGCATCTCAAGGAGCTATAAAATATATCTTGTCTTTTGAAGGGACTTGAGCAGGGCACAAAATAGTCCCCACCTCTTCTGGAAACAGTAgcaatattttgcttttcctttttgatagGAACCTGattttacagtctttttttttttttcccctccccctcatGGTATCACTAGTAAAGCACTAACTTCACTTGGTACAGTTCAGGGAGAAGGCATGTTTGTAATCCATGGCTTGCTTCCTGCATTGCCAGGAAATACAGATCGCATAAAATTCTcactaaatatttttgtacGGGAAAACAGATCATGTTTTGACTTGTGTGTTTAATGTAAGGAAGGTGTTTCTGCATGTTATCACTTACCAGTAATTTGGTCTGAATATTTGGCcctgaatttaaaaaacaaaaagcaatgtgCATCaggggagaagaggaaatttCTTGTGGACTATTAATGTTACATGTAAAACAAGAATTAttggaaagaatattttcaacCCGATTCatgtctctgtttttcttcctttgtggtcagttggttggtttttggttctttttgtttgtttgtttggctttccATTCTGCTTTGCACAGATGTAATAAATATGGCCCCCATAGCCTCGAAGCCACCTCCTGTTACACCTGTTTTGTTCTCATAGTTCTATTTCCATGACATCCTCGCTTGTGCTGCCTGCTTAATATGTTGTTGACATCTTTGTTCTAATGTCCCGTGGTTGCAAGTTGGTGACCATAACTAGCACTATTATAAATATGACAAGCAGcaaatgccaaaagaaaaaggaaaaacaaagaaaaaccaagtATGTgttggggcagggaggggggggtgtCTGGGGGAGGGCAGCTAGTTTATTACTGCACTAGTCTGGTCTGGTAGGAAagtaaaaggaataaaaagccTGAATCTCCCAAAGCAGATTGACTCACTTTTATTTAACGGAAGTCACTGCACTGATTCTCTGCTGTGAGAAAGTGATGGAGGAGTAGGAGGGAGCGCTGTTGCTCTGCGCCATCTTCGCCCTTAACAAATCTCTGCTTGGGTACGTGAGTGAGCAGGCTGTTGTACGGAGGGAAGGGATTCACTCTTCCCCAGAGCAAGGTGGGAGTCATCTGAGAACATGTTATCCCTTCTGTCGTAGTTCCTTCTCCAGTCTGCTGATGAGCCATTACAGCTATCCTCAGTGCCTTAGGACAGGCTGTGAAGTCCCAGTGTAGCCTGTGGGGAATATCTATAGGATTCTCAAGTACTTGATCTGCCGATGCTTGAAGCTTTCTGTGATGGAGGAGTTAACCAAATACACTGCTATCATTTCCTGAGTGCATGCCCTTTCATTCTGGAAAAAGTCTGTATGTAGCTCTGGGAGACTGCTCTGTGTAAAAGCTCGTGCTTTGTCAATAATTATGTTATTTAATAAGATTTTCTACTGCTaaaattctgctgcttctaAATCTGCTACAGATGCATGTCCTTCGTTTCGAACAGGTCGGTGTTGGTTTCTGTTAGTTTCCCGTGGATGTCCAAAAGGGCTGTAAAAGCAGCGACTTTGCAGTTGGTTCTGTTCTTGTACTGCTGTGTTTCGGTCGCTCAGCAGAAGTTGGGGTTAACATTTGTATTGCACAGAGCGAGCAACACAGGTTCTTTCTGAAGGGTCGTGCAGgctgcaggtgtgtgtgtgttaaggGGGAACCTTTTGTGGCTCTCCTCGCCATAGAGCaacaaggaatttttttttacaaaagaGGAAATGGGTAATGTTTACTACcaaactatatatatacatatatgtctGTATATATAGACACATACTCATAGGCCATATTTTGGACCTAAATTACTTGACAGTGTCCCTTTTAGCATGAGTCCTTTGGTATATCTTACCATTCACGTAACAGACGATGAAGGAATCAGCTTGTAATGGTATCCTAATAAGCATTTACGTTTTCTTTTGATTTGAGAACGAATTAATCACCAATGGCGAGGTTTAGAGAGAAGGATTAATGATGTGCGTTGCTGTACACTGGTTtacaaaatacataaacaaattGGAAGATAAAGGAATTTTGTTAACGATCTCGTGTCTCCTAGTATTGTCTCGAGGAAAATTgtgtttcaggaagaaaataggaCAAGAAAGAATCCGCATGAATTGACgcttgcattatttttctcttgtactTGCCTGTTTTTTGGATGAAGGGAACTTTTCATTGTTAATTGAGGAGTACAGTAAAATCTTGCTAATTCGCTGACAGCTAACCAGAGCATCCCATAGGTTTCTATGTCCCCTATGGTCTCTCTCTTCCCACCTCCCTGTGATGTTCTAAAAAGTACAGTAGCGAAGTCTCGTATGAGTAATACTGTACTGCTTCACCCCAGTATGCTGCAGAATCTATGTCAGTATACTGGGAGGTACAAAAAGCATTGCCAACTCAATCACAGTTGTCAAAATAAACGAACAAAATACCCTTTGTGATGTGACATCCTTGCTTTCATTGCCTGCTTCTTCACTGCTTTCGAAATTGTGATTTCTAAAGGGTTTCCGAGTCATTGCTGCGAATTATTTGGGTTCTACTGTAACTTTTGGAAGCATTCATGTTATCCTATGAAAACTTTCCACCTGGACGTATACATGATATTCCATGCTTGTTCAGAATGTTTTTATGGTGTATGTATCACACGTAGTGACTGTTTGAAACGAACCAGAGTATTTGGCTTGAATTCACTCTGAACTTTGCAGCATTGGATTTctttgtgtatgtatatttgCTAACTAAATATTCTCGGTTTTGGgagctttgggttttgtttttctttttttaattattctttttggtTGGCTTGTTTTAATACCATTACAAATTGCAGGGAAAACCCAAATGCTCCAGGGCATACGTTTAACAAACCCAATAGGCAGAAATCTGCTTCTGCAGTCGGTACCAGCAGGCATGTGAACTTTCAGATTACGTAGTTGGTACTGAAGCAAGCTCATCGTGTTACTCTCTGCTAGTTTTAATTGTCTTATGGAGATTGAAGCCTTGTAACTTTGAAAGTCCCTTCGACTTACGGTGATGCATGTTTGTGTTAGGCATGTAATGCATTTAGCTGAAGCTCACTTCGCAAGGGGCGAGTACTAGGAAAGTATTACTGCTAATGGAAAGAGTCGTCTCTAAGTTAAAACTTCAACCCTTGTTCAAGTTGAAATTGCTTTGTGTCAGGGAAATACATTTATAGTCGCTTTTGCTCTACTCTGCATAAAGAACcttatgtttcctttttaaaatagtaaCTTTTGGTAGGAAACACAAAGGCAAGCAAACGTTTCTAAGAGTTGTTTCTTGCTCTCCTTAATCCAATGGATGGAAAGGTAATATTGTGTaaacaacattattttatttttttatgcaaTATCGTGCTGTAAATATGATTTATCAAACGAGGATGTACCTATGATTGAATCTTTGATTCTGCACAGTTAGagtttatatataaatataaatgtgtcTTGACAATCAAGGACTTATGTCAGTCTTCCTTTATGATGTTTATTATTGTTATGCATTCCATTTGTTTGAATCGAGTACCGACGTGGAAATTTGTATTGTCTGTAAAGTATGTCATGTTTTTATAGCCtgttttgaagaagaaacaacaaatgcTGTAAATAGATCCGGACTGATGGCAGTACCGCTCTGTTGGAAGGCGTACGATGTTGTACTGTTTGTAAGCAATAATACACGGCAGTGCTAACTTGACGAGTAGCATAAGGATAAGTTCCAAAAATACCTTTGGGGAGTCGATAGCCTTGAGTTAATGAATATTCTTAAtcatttttttatatataaatccAAACGTCCTCCTGCTGGAGTAGGTAACATTGTTTACACAGCACAATCTCAGTCAGAGAGAGGACGGCCTTTAGATCCGTGGCTTCGTCCGTGCACACTCTGAGTCAGAAAGGAATGGCTTGGCTGCACTTCTGCGAGAGGAGGAAGACTGCAAAAGTCGAATAGCTGTGTCTCTAAAGGAGGAGAGATACTATTCTGCTTGTGTGCTGATTCCTGACAATTC
This genomic window from Coturnix japonica isolate 7356 chromosome 7, Coturnix japonica 2.1, whole genome shotgun sequence contains:
- the ZNF148 gene encoding zinc finger protein 148 isoform X3, with the translated sequence MNIEDKLGGLFLKCGGIDQMQSSRAMVGMGAVSDQSGVSGERQEAVLQDRTMAHQEILAPEEVLQESELRQQEMISHDELMVHEETVKNDDDMDTQDRLPQGLQYAVNVPILTINEDGSLGLKTHKSHVCEHCNAAFRTNYHLQRHVFIHTGEKPFQCSQCDMRFIQKYLLQRHEKIHTGEKPFRCDECGMRFIQKYHMERHKRTHSGEKPYQCEYCLQYFSRTDRVLKHKRMCHENRDKKPNRSATKVGFLPSEEDSGFSTPMKDSSLPKKKRQKTEKTKSGDKDSTDKSEQKKDKNDYLPLYSASTKVKDEYMVAEYAVEMPHSSVSGSHLEEANSGEIHPPKLVLKKVNSKRSLKQPLEQSQSISPLSTYEDSKVSKYTFDLVDKQSLLDSEGNADIDQVDTLQEGPSKPVHSSTNYDDAMQFLKKKRYLQAASNNSREYALNVSTIASQPSVTQAAVASVIDETATASILDTQALNVEIKGSHDKNVIPDEVLQTLLDHYSHKANGQHEISFSVADTEVTSSISINSSEVSEVTQSETVGTSSQASSSDKASMLQEYSKFLQQALDRTSQNDAYLNNPSLNFVTDNQTLTTQPAFPSIEKQVYTSIPVNSFRSGMNSPLRTTPDKSHFGLMVGDSQHPFPFSGDEANHSSSSSTQDFLEQVTSQKKAEAQPVHQAYQISSFEQPFRAQYHGARAGISSQFSTANGQVNLRGPGTSADFPEFPLVNVNDSRAGMTSSPDATTGQTFG
- the ZNF148 gene encoding zinc finger protein 148 isoform X2 translates to MNIEDKLGGLFLKCGGIDQMQSSRAMVGMGAVSDQSGVSGERQEAVLQDRTMAHQEILAPEEVLQESELRQQEMISHDELMVHEETVKNDDDMDTQDRLPQGLQYAVNVPISVKQEITFTDASEQQKRDKKQIREPVDLQKKKKRKQRSPAKILTINEDGSLGLKTHKSHVCEHCNAAFRTNYHLQRHVFIHTGEKPFRCDECGMRFIQKYHMERHKRTHSGEKPYQCEYCLQYFSRTDRVLKHKRMCHENRDKKPNRSATKVGFLPSEEDSGFSTPMKDSSLPKKKRQKTEKTKSGDKDSTDKSEQKKDKNDYLPLYSASTKVKDEYMVAEYAVEMPHSSVSGSHLEEANSGEIHPPKLVLKKVNSKRSLKQPLEQSQSISPLSTYEDSKVSKYTFDLVDKQSLLDSEGNADIDQVDTLQEGPSKPVHSSTNYDDAMQFLKKKRYLQAASNNSREYALNVSTIASQPSVTQAAVASVIDETATASILDTQALNVEIKGSHDKNVIPDEVLQTLLDHYSHKANGQHEISFSVADTEVTSSISINSSEVSEVTQSETVGTSSQASSSDKASMLQEYSKFLQQALDRTSQNDAYLNNPSLNFVTDNQTLTTQPAFPSIEKQVYTSIPVNSFRSGMNSPLRTTPDKSHFGLMVGDSQHPFPFSGDEANHSSSSSTQDFLEQVTSQKKAEAQPVHQAYQISSFEQPFRAQYHGARAGISSQFSTANGQVNLRGPGTSADFPEFPLVNVNDSRAGMTSSPDATTGQTFG
- the ZNF148 gene encoding zinc finger protein 148 isoform X1 yields the protein MNIEDKLGGLFLKCGGIDQMQSSRAMVGMGAVSDQSGVSGERQEAVLQDRTMAHQEILAPEEVLQESELRQQEMISHDELMVHEETVKNDDDMDTQDRLPQGLQYAVNVPISVKQEITFTDASEQQKRDKKQIREPVDLQKKKKRKQRSPAKILTINEDGSLGLKTHKSHVCEHCNAAFRTNYHLQRHVFIHTGEKPFQCSQCDMRFIQKYLLQRHEKIHTGEKPFRCDECGMRFIQKYHMERHKRTHSGEKPYQCEYCLQYFSRTDRVLKHKRMCHENRDKKPNRSATKVGFLPSEEDSGFSTPMKDSSLPKKKRQKTEKTKSGDKDSTDKSEQKKDKNDYLPLYSASTKVKDEYMVAEYAVEMPHSSVSGSHLEEANSGEIHPPKLVLKKVNSKRSLKQPLEQSQSISPLSTYEDSKVSKYTFDLVDKQSLLDSEGNADIDQVDTLQEGPSKPVHSSTNYDDAMQFLKKKRYLQAASNNSREYALNVSTIASQPSVTQAAVASVIDETATASILDTQALNVEIKGSHDKNVIPDEVLQTLLDHYSHKANGQHEISFSVADTEVTSSISINSSEVSEVTQSETVGTSSQASSSDKASMLQEYSKFLQQALDRTSQNDAYLNNPSLNFVTDNQTLTTQPAFPSIEKQVYTSIPVNSFRSGMNSPLRTTPDKSHFGLMVGDSQHPFPFSGDEANHSSSSSTQDFLEQVTSQKKAEAQPVHQAYQISSFEQPFRAQYHGARAGISSQFSTANGQVNLRGPGTSADFPEFPLVNVNDSRAGMTSSPDATTGQTFG